One segment of Panicum virgatum strain AP13 chromosome 1K, P.virgatum_v5, whole genome shotgun sequence DNA contains the following:
- the LOC120704045 gene encoding beta-1,2-xylosyltransferease XAX1-like — protein MTSTAYSRQPKLPGGGGERRLPPRLMRGLASKIEPKKLGVGLVAGCCLALLTYVSLAKLFAIYSPVFASTANTSALMQQNSPPTASKPSVPETEAIPPQETLAGGGGGGGGGSAVDLPEASGSEEPGLPDAVTRKDMPVAAGSDEPGLPDALRRKDDGENAAAASEPKPSAKEGEAGEQKQNGGAAAAAGGDGKMTCDENGVDEGFPYARPTVCELSGDIRVSPKQKTVYLVNPSGGGGFDEGGEKRLRPYARKDDFLLPGVTEVTVKSSPSAAVAPRCTKQHAVPAVLFSVAGYTDNFFHDMTDALVPLFLTAAHLKGEVQLLITDYKPWWVQKYTPLLRKLSNYAAINFDEDAGVHCFRAGFVGLYRDRDLILSPHPTRNPRNYTMVDFGRFARAALALPRDRPAVLGEEPGARPRMLIVSRAGTRRLLNLEAVAAAAVELGFNVTAVEAGADVPAFAAQVNAADVLLAVHGAGLTNQIFLPAGAVVVQIVPWGKMDWMATNFYGRPAVGMELRYLEYYVGEEETSLKDKYPREHTVFRDPMALHRQGWQALAEIVMKQDVSVNLTRFRPVLLQALDKLQE, from the exons ATGACGTCGACGGCCTACTCGCGGCAGCCGAagctgccgggcggcggcggggagcggcggctgCCGCCCCGGCTCATGCGGGGCCTCGCGTCCAAGATCGAGCCCAAGAAGCTCGGCGTCGGCCTCGTCGCCGGCTGCTGCCTCGCGCTCCTCACCTACGTCTCCCTCGCCAAGCTCTTCGCAATCTACTCCCCCGTGTTCG CCAGCACGGCCAACACATCCGCCCTGATGCAGCAGAACTCGCCGCCGACGGCGTCCAAGCCGTCCGTTCCGGAGACGGAGGCAATCCCGCCGCAGGAAACActagctggcggcggcggcggcggaggcggaggcagcgCCGTGGATCTGCCGGAGGCGTCGGGGTCCGAAGAGCCCGGCTTGCCCGATGCTGTCACGAGAAAGGATAtgccggtggcggcgggttCCGATGAGCCCGGCTTGCCGGATGCGTTGAGAAGAAAGGACGACGGCGAGaatgcggcggcggcctcggagcCAAAGCCAT CTGCCAAGGAAGGGGAAGCAGGGGAGCAGAAGCAgaatggcggcgccgccgcggcggcggggggcgatGGCAAGATGACTTGCGACGAGAACGGCGTGGACGAGGGCTTCCCGTACGCGCGTCCGACCGTGTGCGAGCTGTCCGGCGACATCCGGGTGAGCCCGAAGCAGAAGACCGTGTACCTGGTGAAcccgtcgggcggcggcgggttcgaCGAGGGTGGCGAGAAGCGGCTCCGGCCGTACGCCCGCAAGGACGACTTCCTCCTCCCCGGCGTGACGGAGGTGACTGTCAAGTCGTCCCCgtccgcggcggtggcgccccgGTGCACGAAGCAGCACGCGGTGCCGGCCGTGCTCTTCTCCGTCGCCGGGTACACGGACAACTTCTTCCACGACATGACGGACGCGCTGGTCCCGCTGTTCCTGACGGCGGCGCACCTCAAGGGCGAGGTGCAGCTGCTCATCACCGACTACAAGCCGTGGTGGGTGCAGAAGTACACGCCGCTGCTGCGGAAGCTGTCCAACTACGCGGCGATCAACTTCGACGAGGACGCCGGCGTGCACTGCTTCCGGGCCGGGTTCGTGGGCCTGTACCGCGACCGCGACCTGATCCTGTCCCCGCACCCGACGCGCAACCCGCGCAACTACACCATGGTGGACTTCGgccggttcgcgcgcgccgcgctGGCGCTGCCGCGGGACCGGCCGGCGGTGCTCGGCGAGGAGCCCGGCGCGCGGCCCCGGATGCTGATCGTCTCCCGCGCGGGGACGCGGCGGCTGCTGAAcctggaggcggtggcggcggcggcggtggagctcgggTTCAACGTGAcggcggtggaggccggcgcGGACGTGCCTGCGTTCGCGGCGCAGGTGAACGCGGCGGACGTGCTGCTGGCGGTGCACGGCGCGGGGCTGACGAACCAGATCTTCCTGCCGGCGGGGGCCGTGGTGGTGCAGATCGTGCCGTGGGGCAAGATGGACTGGATGGCGACCAACTTCtacgggcggccggcggtgggcaTGGAGCTCCGGTACCTGGAGTACTACGTCGGCGAGGAGGAGACGAGCCTCAAGGACAAGTACCCGCGGGAGCACACGGTGTTCAGGGACCCCATGGCGCTCCACAGGCAGGGGTGGCAGGCGCTCGCCGAGATCGTCATGAAGCAGGACGTCAGCGTCAACCTCACCAGGTTCCGGCCCGTCCTGCTGCAGGCGCTCGACAAGCTGCAGGAGTAG